CTCACAATATGATATGAAATAGCTGCATTTTCATTTATGTCTTCATCTGTTGCGCTCACAGAGAATATTGAAGCTCCAGCAACGTTATTTTCTACCAGATAAAACTGTAAAGGGTTTTGTTCAAAATGTGGACTGTTGTCATTCACATCTGATATCTGAATACTGAGagttttaaaagaagataaTGGAGGCTCACCACAATCAGTGGCTTTTATAGTTATCTCATAATGTGACACCTGCTCTCGATCCACAAGTCCCTTAGTGACAATCGAATAAATATTTTCCTTATATGAAGGTTTTAACTCGAAAGGTACGTCATTTGATACATGTGAAATTATCTTACCATTAACACCAGAGTCTTTGTCCATCAAACTAAGAAGAGAAACAATTGTTCCAGGCTTTGAATCTTCAGGCACTGAATTTGACAGTGACGTGACTTCTATTTCAGGGGGATTATCAttgatgtcttttatttttataattactCTACATTCACCGGTCAGTGGTGGCGTTCCTTTATCAGAGGCCTCAACATCGAGTGAATACACCTCGTTTTCTTCAAAGTCCACCACTCCTTTTACCCTTATTTCTCCAGTTATTTTATCCATTTCAAAAATGTCAGAGACTCTTTTCTTAAGAGTTTTAACAAGACTGTATTGAACATTCCCATTAGTCCCTTCATCTGGATCTGTCGCATTTATTCTAAATATTGAAGTACCAACTGGGACATTTTCTTCTATTTCAATTTGGTAATTCTCTTGACTAAACATTGGACGGTTATCATTGCTGTCAAGAACAATAATAGTAATATTTAATGTTCCTGATTTTTGAGGTTTACCTCCATCTATCGCTGTCAGCAGCAGCGtgtgtttgtcattttgttCCCTGTCTAACGATTTCTTCAGCACTAAAAACGGTATTTTGTCTTCGTCACTTTGGCGGATAtctatttgaaaatgttcatttgaagTCAAAGTGTATGTACGAATAGAGTTGATTCCAGCATCTGGATCGCTGGCAGCGTGCAGTTGGAATCGCCGTCCTGTTAATGTATGCTCAGCTATTTCAAATATCTGTTCTTTTTCTGGGAAACTAGGAGCATGGTCATTAACGTCAGTAATTTCTACGACAACGTAATGTATTTCCAAAGGGTTTTCAACAAGGATTTTGAGCTCCATGAGACATGCACCGGTGCCCTCACAGAGCTCCTCCCTGTCAATATGCCGGTGAACATACAATACCCCGTTATTATGGTTGACTTCAAATATAGCGTCCTTACTGCCAGACACAACACGGAACCGTCGATCAGTCAAAGAGGTGGTGTCAAGACCAAGATCCTTTGCAACATTTCCAACAACACTTCCCTCTTTCAGCTCCTCTGGGATAGAGTACCGTGTCTGAGCTGAAGCCTGTGTCCCGAACAGCAGCAGTAAAGACGAATAAAAAGCAAAGCAGTAGAAGCCCATTGTTCGCGTTTTTGTGTCACTTCCCATCGTAATCCAACAAGATTAATATTCACAAAAACCTGCTACTTCCACGTCGAGTAATTTGTGTCCAAACCACTTAATACCACATATCTGCAATTAAAAGATGAATTCCATCGACTGGTCGTCTCGAGTCCAAAAACCGTATTTGCTCTCTTCACCAGGAAACAAAAGCTTTGAAAAGGGAGGGACCACTTCTATTTATGTTAACCGATGTAATAGTGACACCCAGAGTTCATAACTGAGAAATACATGTACTGTATTATGTTTGAACTGGatcttttttaaaagaggaCAGAAAAGAAACGGAAGTAAAATATCACTCGGATAAACTGTTACATTATAGCACCCCCCTCCTTATCAAGAGACTTATCAGCTAATCATACAATATAATCTTATCCTTTACTGTATCACGTGTTCTTGCGTCTCAGCACAATGGATAGCTGCCACTAGTCGTCGCACAGCCTTTCTTTCCAGAACAAAAGTTGCTCAAATTTGGAACAAATAAGATGGATTATATTGTTCATACATGTGTACAGAAACACTCGActtgaaatattattttttttcagtcagtgtTTGGCTATTGCAttattggtttcatttttttatttttttatttaacctttatttaaccaggtaattaacccaCTGAGATCAACATCTCTTTCataagggtgacctggccaagagggcagcagcacgcGTCATAATAAATATTACATGATAAAGAAGCAGTTTACAAACTAGAAGTTATGAGACAACAATTACAATGTGCAAATTAGTTTACAGACAACGTGCAGAGTCGTGATGACAgattacaattcagaaacacatgCACTGTCCAATGGTCTCgcgttttttaatcttttaagaTAGAGCAAAAGGCCTTTACCGAGCTCAGTGCGGACACGAggaacagacagtttaaaaacatcacaggaaTGCAAGGCATAGTGGCTTCTGGTTCTTTGGAGGTAAGGACATAAATAAGAAGGAACCAAACCaaaaagagctttaaaaatACGGCTCAGCCAGTGTAAATATCTGCGCACCTTCAAGGATGGCCAATCATATTTCgtgtacaggtcacagtgatgagtaaAGCGTCTACAACCAGTAAAGAATATCAGCGCACAATGATATACGGTGTCCAACGACTGTAAACATGTGGCCGAGGCGCACATCTCCATAATCCAACAAAGGTAGAAAAGTTGATGAAACAAGAAGTTTCCTCAACATGAGGGAAACGCAGGATTTATTTCTATAATAAAATCCCAACTTCACCTTGAGTTTAGAGGCCAAATTGGCAATGTGTGATTTAAAAGACAGATCACATCAAGAATAAATCCCAAGTACTTGTAGCTTTTGACAAGCTCGATTTGATTTCCTTGGGAAGTTAAAAACAATGAGACCTCGTATTCATGATACCGTCATGACAAAACTCTCTACATATGCCAAGGTATTGCCATTAACTACAAATCGGTTAAGCTGGAATAAGTAAACCGTttatttcagcaccatggacagcagcTGCGATCATTGTCAGAAACTGTCCTCTTTCAAATCGAGTATCTCTAATATGTaagtcaaatgttttctttttgaccgATAACTCGTATGTGAGAACATATTTACATCTCTACGTGCTTAAACAAGCCCATTGTATGATAAATGTGaaaaagctaaaagaaaaagtaaaaacaaacttaGGAGAATCCCTAGAATATAGCCGCAAGCTTATTGAGATGATGGTTGGTGCTATTCACTGAAAAATGTGTATAGGATACAATGATTAAAAAATTCTAAGAAATGCGGGGGGGAGTTGTACCTATtatatctaaataaataaaaaatttcTTAAAATCTTACCTCTGTAGaagtcctcctcctgtcagGGAGCACTAGTGTGTTGGCATGGCTGCCCGGGACTATAGTAGATCCTATACTCATTCTGGGTCCCACTAACATGTAGCGTTTCTCTCCAGATCTGTACTGGATGCTGTGACACAGTGTCCCGTCATAATTAGTCTCTTGTAGATATTTGGAAGTGTAGTCTGTGGATTTGGAGCACTGCATTGCAATGAGCACGATGATGCTGATgagaaaaagtgctgaaactGAGGCCAAAGTTATCATGAGATAAAAAGTGACATTACTCTCCTCATCATCGTTTGTTGCACTTTTAACATCAGAAGCAGCAAAAGCCTCTTTGGGCTCCACAACTTTGACAATGACAGTAGCTGTTGCAGAGAGGGAAACGTTTCCATTGTCTTTGACCAGTATGACCAGTTTCTGCTCAGcctcgtctgtctctgtgaatgaGCGAAGTGTTCTGATCTGTCCTGTATAGCGGTCCAAAGCAAAGAGACTGTGCTCAGTCACTtcctgcagtgaaaacagtAACCAGCCGTTATATCCTATATCAGCGTCATAGGCTCTGACTTTAGTCACCAAGTGTGCTGCGTTCACATTGCGGGGAatctcctccacaccttcagcAGAACCGTTAGAGCTGACTGGATACAGGATGACTGGAGCGTTGTCGTTCTGATCCAGAATGAACACGTTCACTGTGACGTTGCTGCTTAGTGACGGAGTTCCAGAATCTGTGGCCACAACTTGGAACTGGAAcgttttcactgtttcaaagtCGAAACTTTTCAGCGCAGATATTTGTCCATTTTCTGGATTTACATTAAGGAAAGTTGTCGCATCACTCTGAAGCCCATCGCCTCTCACTATACGATATGTTATTGCAGCATTTTCATCCAGATCATTATCAACAGCTATCACGGACAGTATTGATGCACCTGGGGCATTGTTTTCTACCAAATACAGTTCAAATGGATTCTGAGTGAAAACTGGTCTGTTGTCGTTAACATCAGACACCTGGACACTCAGGCTTTTTACAGTGGAAAGAGGGGGTTCACCACAGTCTGTAGCGGttattgtgatgtcataatgggACACCATTTCTCGGTCCAAACGTCCCTTTGTAACAAGAGAATACATGTTTTCCTCAATAGATGGCGTCAAATCAAACGGAACATTTTTCGAGATTGCACAAATAACTTTTCCATTAATGCCCGAATCTTTGTCAGTGACACTGATGAGAGAAATAACCGTGCCAGGCTTGGAATCTTCTGGGACCAAGTTTGACAATGATGTTACTTCAATCTCTGGCTTATTGTCAttcaaatccattatttttacaacaACCCTACTACCTCCCGTCAGAGGTGGCTGGCCTTTATCTGAAGCCTGCAGCTCTAGTCTGTATATCTCCGTATCTTCGAAGTCTACTTTTCCTTTTACTCGAATCTCGCCATTGACGCTGTCTAATTCAAATGTGTCATGCACTTTCTTCTTTTGCGTTTTTCCAAAACTGTATTCTATTTCGCTATTAGAACCTTCATCTAAATCTGTAGCATTTAATTTTATTACAAGAGTTCCAATAGGTGCATTTTCGTTTAACGACACGGTGTATATATCTTTGCTGAACACAGGGCGATTATCATTTGTATCCAGCACAGTGATCGTTAGATTGAGACCTCCAGATTTAGATGGATTGCCTCCATCCAGAGCAGTTAGCACTAAACAATGTTCGGCCTTTTGTTCCCTAtccaatgtttttttcagcactAAAAATGGTATCGTATCGTCTTCAGTGTCTCTGGTTTCAATGTCAAAAAACTCATTCTGGTTTAATTTGTACAGTCTGACCGACTGCGTACCAACATCAGGGTCTCTAGCTGCATGGATTTGGAAACGTGTACCTGGAGGAGTGTGCTCTGCTATTTCCAGTCGCTGCTCGCTTTCGGGAAAAGTCGGTGAATGATCATTAACATCCGTTATTTCAACGCCAACATGGTGTATTTCCAGTGGGCTTTCAACAACGATTTTCAGGTTAATCAAGCATACTTTCATTCCTTCACATAGCTCTTCCCGATCCACCTTTTCCCCGATATAAAGCACtccattgttttgatttaactGGAACAGAGCATGATTTGGCCCAGAAACAATCCGAAACCGCCTGTCTTTCAAAGTGCTAATGTCCAAGCCTAAATCCTTTGCAACATTTCCAACGGGGGATCCAGCTCGTACTTCTTCTGGAACAGCATATCTCAGCTGAGCCACAACCCGCTCCAAGAAGCACAGCAACAAAATCCCGGTAACACACCAGCAGTTTACCCGTCGCCTTTGTCCTCGTTTTCCCATcgtgaagaaaaaaacaaggaaatccGTCTTTGGTGCAATACTAATCCAACTGTTCATCAAATCACTCTCACTAGATCAATTTCACAATTCTCAAATATTATCTTTCACACAAATAAGCGCTATTCATATTTCTTGATATACAAGCATACGATGAGAACACCGTCAGAGAACCATCTCCATCAGAGATCATGCAGAGATGGGCAGGGCCTCAAAGAGAGTGCTAAACGTACATTATCTAGGCCACACTGACACCACGTGGTCAGTGGGCTGCAGTACGATACGAAAACACAACTGTTTAACTTGCTTTCTCTTGGGAGTCTGTTGTAAACTACTCGTGTATGCCACATTGCTGCCCGATAGTCCTGTCTTAAAAGGCACGATATGAGCTTCTTCTAAAAAGCCCCTAATGGTCTTGCATGTCAACTACATGTGTTGGATATTTCTAAGCAGACCCCAATCCGCATTCCTTTCCCTTGTGTTGGTTTAAGTGCACCTTTGATTGGACAAACAATTACACCTCTCTTAATTTGCAGTGTAAACACGATTCACTTCAAATCATGTGAATAACATCCACATAAAGGGATAAAAAGTAGTCAAGTGTGATTCCCATCTATATTAAGAttattacacaaaaaaataacttacaATGAATTGTCAAATGGGTCTAAATGTTTTTCAGAACCATGGACAGTGTCATTTCACACCAGCAGAATCAATGCAGTAAACACAACCACTTTTATTGCAACGTGAGAGCTGCAATTTAACTGTGAATGGATTATGAAATATTTTATggaaattaaatatatatacatacacacaacacctACCTCTGTAGATGCCATCTACCTTTCACATGGGACTATATTAGATCCTACTCTCTACTTATATCCTACTCTATATTTCAAAGACGCTGACTTGCTTGTCAATATAAAGCATCAGCAtgtcagcaccatggacagcggtTACAACCAGGCGATTAGCAATATTTGTGACATTAGCCACATCAATCTTACCTCTGTAGaagtcctcctcctgtcagGGAGCACTAGTGTGTTAGCATGGCTCCCCGGGACTATAGTAGATCCTATACTCATTCTGGGTCCCACTAACATGTAGCGTTTGTCTCCAGATCTGTACTGGATGCTGTGACACAGTGTCCCGTCATAATTAGTCTCTTGTAGATATTTGGAAGTGTAGTCTGTGGATTTGGAGCACTGCATTGCAATGAGCACGATGATGCTGATgagaaaaagtgctgaaactGAGGCCAAAGTTATCATGAGATAAAAAGTGACATTACTCTCCTCATCATCGTTTGTTGCACTTTTAACATCAGAAGCAGCAAAAGCCTCTTTGGGCTCCACAACTTTGACAATGACAGTAGCTGTTGCTGAGAGGGAAACGTTTCCATTGTCTTTGACCAGTATGACCAGTTTCTGCTCAGcctcgtctgtctctgtgaatgaGCGAAGTGTTCTGATCTGTCCTGTATAGCGGTCCAAAGCAAAGAGACTGTGCTCAGTCACTtcctgcagtgaaaacagtAACCAGCCGTTATATCCTATATCAGCGTCATAGGCTCTGACTTTAGTCACCAAGTGTGCTGCGTTCACATTGCGGGGAatctcctccacaccttcagcAGAACCGTTGGAGCTGACTGGATACAGGATGACTGGAGCGTTGTCGTTCTGATCCAGAATGAACACGTTCACTGTGACGTTGCTGCTTAGTGACGGAGTTCCAGAATCTGTGGCCACAACTTGGAACTGGAAcgttttcactgtttcaaagtCGAAACTTTTATGCGCAGAAATTGTACCATTGGCTTCATTTATATGTAGAAAGGAGGTAACAGTGGGTCCGGGACTCTTATGGTCGAGTGAATACGTGACTGCAGCGTTTTCCCCTCCATCAGCATCAGATGCGCTTACTGAAAATATTGACATTCcagctttgttgttttcaaacacataaaaagtGTATGGGCTTTGAGAGAACAAAGGTCTATTATCATTGACATCTATTACATCTACCTGTATCACCTTCGTAGACAACAGGGAGGGGCTTCCAAGGTCCTTAGCTGTTATTGTAATAGGATACATGGATGTTGTTTCTTTATCTAGGTAGTCCTTGGTTACCAAAGAGTATGACTGTCCGTCCGGAGATTGCTTTAGGTCAAAGGGCAAATGACCAGACACACTGCAGACCACCTGCCCGTTCACACCTGAGTCAAGGTCCGTCACACCCATCAACGCCACCACAGTGCCAGGAGGAGCATCCTCTGGTATGCGACTTGAAAGGGATGTGATGTCAATTTCAGGCTGATTATCGTTCACGTCCTCCACTCTCACAACCACATTGCAGTGTGTGGAGAGAGACCAAACACCTTTGTCAGCAGCCAGCACTTTAATCTCGTAGACCTGCTTTTCCTCGTAATCGAGGCCTCCCTTCACAGTTAGTTTTCCAGTTCTGCTATCCAAATCGAAGGGCTCAGTAGAGAGTCCTCTGAGTTTACTCCGTAAAGAATATTCTATCTCCCCGTTCAGACCCTCATCAGAGTCCGATGCATTCACTGTCAGCAGAAATGTTCCTGATGGTGCGTTTTCCTTCACTGTTACAGTGTATTTCTGTTTGTCACACACTGGCGAG
This is a stretch of genomic DNA from Labrus bergylta chromosome 9, fLabBer1.1, whole genome shotgun sequence. It encodes these proteins:
- the LOC109990512 gene encoding protocadherin alpha-3-like; translation: MGSDTKTRTMGFYCFAFYSSLLLLFGTQASAQTRYSIPEELKEGSVVGNVAKDLGLDTTSLTDRRFRVVSGSKDAIFEVNHNNGVLYVHRHIDREELCEGTGACLMELKILVENPLEIHYVVVEITDVNDHAPSFPEKEQIFEIAEHTLTGRRFQLHAASDPDAGINSIRTYTLTSNEHFQIDIRQSDEDKIPFLVLKKSLDREQNDKHTLLLTAIDGGKPQKSGTLNITIIVLDSNDNRPMFSQENYQIEIEENVPVGTSIFRINATDPDEGTNGNVQYSLVKTLKKRVSDIFEMDKITGEIRVKGVVDFEENEVYSLDVEASDKGTPPLTGECRVIIKIKDINDNPPEIEVTSLSNSVPEDSKPGTIVSLLSLMDKDSGVNGKIISHVSNDVPFELKPSYKENIYSIVTKGLVDREQVSHYEITIKATDCGEPPLSSFKTLSIQISDVNDNSPHFEQNPLQFYLVENNVAGASIFSVSATDEDINENAAISYHIVREGSQNGMTSFINVNSENGHITALKSFDFETVKTFQFQVVATDSGTPSLSSNVTVNVFILDQNDNAPVILYPVSSNGSAEGVEEIPRNVNAAHLVTKVRAYDADIGYNGWLLFSLQEVTEHSLFALDRYTGQIRTLRSFTETDEAEQKLVILVKDNGNVSLSATATVIVKVVEPKEAFAASDVKSATNDDEESNVTFYLMITLASVSALFLISIIVLIAMQCSKSTDYTSKYLQETNYDGTLCHSIQYRSGDKRYMLVGPRMSIGSTIVPGSHANTLVLPDRRRTSTEVRAFIDID
- the LOC114917169 gene encoding protocadherin alpha-10-like → MNSWISIAPKTDFLVFFFTMGKRGQRRRVNCWCVTGILLLCFLERVVAQLRYAVPEEVRAGSPVGNVAKDLGLDISTLKDRRFRIVSGPNHALFQLNQNNGVLYIGEKVDREELCEGMKVCLINLKIVVESPLEIHHVGVEITDVNDHSPTFPESEQRLEIAEHTPPGTRFQIHAARDPDVGTQSVRLYKLNQNEFFDIETRDTEDDTIPFLVLKKTLDREQKAEHCLVLTALDGGNPSKSGGLNLTITVLDTNDNRPVFSKDIYTVSLNENAPIGTLVIKLNATDLDEGSNSEIEYSFGKTQKKKVHDTFELDSVNGEIRVKGKVDFEDTEIYRLELQASDKGQPPLTGGSRVVVKIMDLNDNKPEIEVTSLSNLVPEDSKPGTVISLISVTDKDSGINGKVICAISKNVPFDLTPSIEENMYSLVTKGRLDREMVSHYDITITATDCGEPPLSTVKSLSVQVSDVNDNRPVFTQNPFELYLVENNAPGASILSVIAVDNDLDENAAITYRIVRGDGLQSDATTFLNVNPENGQISALKSFDFETVKTFQFQVVATDSGTPSLSSNVTVNVFILDQNDNAPVILYPVSSNGSAEGVEEIPRNVNAAHLVTKVRAYDADIGYNGWLLFSLQEVTEHSLFALDRYTGQIRTLRSFTETDEAEQKLVILVKDNGNVSLSATATVIVKVVEPKEAFAASDVKSATNDDEESNVTFYLMITLASVSALFLISIIVLIAMQCSKSTDYTSKYLQETNYDGTLCHSIQYRSGEKRYMLVGPRMSIGSTIVPGSHANTLVLPDRRRTSTEVRF
- the LOC109990467 gene encoding protocadherin alpha-3-like, producing MAVRDTKGRQDVWISFSLALVILTNLEGISAQIRYSILEESKLGSQVGNVAKDIGLELGRLTDRNLRVVSGTKQDLFKVNPKDGVLFVNQRVDREELCAKNAPCITNLKAVVENPLEMHQVIVEILDVNDNSPKFPEENYTLEVLESATVGSRFQMEGANDLDVGLNSLQSYKLNHNQYFRLEIEEFGEEGKVPFLILQRPLDRENADQHWLLLTATDGGKPFKSGTINITVIVSDINDNSPVCDKQKYTVTVKENAPSGTFLLTVNASDSDEGLNGEIEYSLRSKLRGLSTEPFDLDSRTGKLTVKGGLDYEEKQVYEIKVLAADKGVWSLSTHCNVVVRVEDVNDNQPEIDITSLSSRIPEDAPPGTVVALMGVTDLDSGVNGQVVCSVSGHLPFDLKQSPDGQSYSLVTKDYLDKETTSMYPITITAKDLGSPSLLSTKVIQVDVIDVNDNRPLFSQSPYTFYVFENNKAGMSIFSVSASDADGGENAAVTYSLDHKSPGPTVTSFLHINEANGTISAHKSFDFETVKTFQFQVVATDSGTPSLSSNVTVNVFILDQNDNAPVILYPVSSNGSAEGVEEIPRNVNAAHLVTKVRAYDADIGYNGWLLFSLQEVTEHSLFALDRYTGQIRTLRSFTETDEAEQKLVILVKDNGNVSLSATATVIVKVVEPKEAFAASDVKSATNDDEESNVTFYLMITLASVSALFLISIIVLIAMQCSKSTDYTSKYLQETNYDGTLCHSIQYRSGDKRYMLVGPRMSIGSTIVPGSHANTLVLPDRRRTSTEVRLMWLMSQILLIAWL